One Thunnus albacares chromosome 12, fThuAlb1.1, whole genome shotgun sequence genomic region harbors:
- the LOC122993315 gene encoding myomegalin-like isoform X4, whose translation MLDLKMKETCRICGRDLCGNQRRWIFHPTAKLNLQVLLSHALGQELARDGRGEFACSKCTFMLDRMYRFDTVIARVEALSIERLQRLLQEKHRLRQCISGLYQKTNSEEAAVMGANDEPGDGMVDISGLTHAKYCSLLQEDLVYSLYESWADDGLDCPHHHHPQCTADPGSEVTVAGSHRCVPSTPRRCHGCSYWRVADSDYEAVCKVPRKLARSISCGPSTRYSASLIGGSVTGGGGGEAERKKLEESDEPPSSLTLVPGSRNPSRTSDSDRTLAGRASSSPSIASLETAEEYIQPGAVTDGPPSSPKEPIDDRISDSLSEEHMGAPHGQTSPAPSLSLALCLLQSYAVHRPVQSTKGSKLPVLLRRSSSNGGTRLGFPDPILGMSYGTPGGERYNHMPTPELDTPLIRLDVGIDQGLSLADMEDLLEDLYKEYPPPPPHQSLVEEQQSQLNQYECAAGQCVSELQKAQLQVQSLQAKVHESEANNLKLQEKLTEMECELRSLRQATQSQERTIQGLTESINTKDSEAQDLYQLIEGQNTTLCKLRELAHRNQLAQCKAPEGVSESLTLAQLQGELVGVQSSLFSLGLELEASQRSLRQSQRQGDDLVRFKDRLNSDLQEALQHRDVTEKHNQDLRCALQKIRSELQAKEASLKESEAERLSLVQERDRSIAQLKHSLQDKEQQLQEYSDMLESTGSSKPRDALLEKLRERIKDRDRALERSIDDKFRCVEEREGQVRRLQLALREKERDLERLRCILSNNEETITTLDALVRGKELELEQAAEAYRNLQWLKQQSEEKERNTLREKETIISQLQAALQARSQETQDLTAALVARVQAGPTEVVEELKARLALKEKLFQELLSDRSRQSNEHQTQVQDLLNTLSSKDQYLQDNSYRLSVVISERTGQLQELRRQLSLREQELCELRRDKEREMGGETEHLQTLLKEKEAFIKELMQGQEEAMQSSSKESEAEMKAIQEELQLVLKKEREAQKELSALRLSLAHQQTTKDSTDHQRVLEQLVSEYHKLNDALRAEKRLYQSLTHIHTKSDSSSEKIQTLHTELDSVQALRGQLEEVLARTRNMALVLERAAKRQPDFGELSTEEEEEEEEGDDEDGSSDEFTDSIEEDDEKVTARSLASIQTSGRASGPEGVSGGLVRGLLAQRANGERDLQQLEKAKTTLERELEEIRSQLERDGYTSVAQMRSALQRLQQENQFLKANQGRAGVLGLRTNTEENHRSLNQEEEEEEEEEEEEEDIEEEEEDEEEETSSVPVGKRGPPCVSLSKERGKRHCTRPCSLEPGTLTSHHYKHQPETEVEPAGDRSEVGALWQDIDEGLREQAARLCSDLALSRQENRELQERLMVSEATVHAQAEQLKDYRDLLTETSVQQASKQVQVDLQDLGYETCGRSENEAEREDASSPEFDDLEMCTSLSHHQDYEGVGGSWYTGNSNNRGAYDEMGDESASLQHLVQDLRSQLTRCHKVIRGLQLRVRSLSATSDYASSLERTPRKVNWAFETSPAPSGVEEDEGWMSDTQAIRSGSKPSRELQELMARVASLEAQLKTSKLEGKVQAEEGKCATWPGKYNSLIQAQARELSHLRQRMREGQGICHILTQHLGDTTKAFEELLRANDIDYYMGQSFREQLAQSSALAQRVVTKISGRDHADSHDDKTGHELLALRLSKELQQKDKIIESLHTKLQQRPETPSSCQALSETTDHSDRTSLVSDEYRTNEDLELSSDLDAREYQEEQQLRQPGHGSEQDVRPSIPSPRGLLKSSHSCPNMLSSAPVALTTQFSRALVNEPVSSSFSVPSGPDVWGMEVTSDTRPRALSVIAVRPELDTLYKQMNEQNRGFTVPHDKALFTLSPGARNQHDLSTYSPLSHHAFQQYQLSGIPEGHSLKSDSGLVTGGTLWDMDNMAQQVGSFSGSPGHQLGNSHAGVNLIEEHLREVRCLRQRLEESIRTNERLRQQLEERLATAGRDGGAPTNIYIQGLDTVSQLSNEIRVLKEENLSLQSRLQASTDTCEELVQLREAVFTARARLKQAELEAEQWKEELRRLQAHSQEQGQQIHTLRQERQASQEKTNRLQHEVSLLQQQLCESRELIHSLQSELQVYDRVCSSTKASKGYLCELPGLPVELGELLGEVRSLRAQLQNSVQENSALKQLELHKQLEQKLGVGSPRTPSLSALTASPQRENFYRRQLLHDPAPSPPVRDIGLFNCGSPGPPYSDLDDSHSTANDPLDPHSELEGEAPDGSFSNRNGRHAIGHVDDFSALQQQVLEGRSLVQRMETTLQACLGPPLLEGGQKQNRELVLDYGCVKSLLTNTKTLRQILEEVMSLLKMFWRAALPSTDPSIQNLKKEQCMQEEILSLKLRISEQEEVLKGTIQRLRSTSRTKESMEHFIVNQLSRTRDVLKKARTNLEKNELRLSSLSSSSSSPCAGNCQTSCGLANS comes from the exons ATGCTTGATCTCAAGATGAAAGAGACGTGTCGCATCTGTGGACGTGATCTCTGCGGTAACCAGCGGCGATGGATTTTCCACCCCACCGCCAAGCTCAACTTGCAGGTGCTGCTATCTCATGCTCTGGGGCAAGAGCTGGCTCGGGATGGCAGAGGAGAGTTTGCCTGCTCCAAGTGCACCTTCATGCTGGACCGCATGTACCGCTTCGACACGGTGATCGCCCGCGTTGAGGCTTTGTCCATAGAAAGGTTGCAGAGGCTCCTGCAAGAGAAACACCGGCTGAGGCAGTGCATCAGTGGACTCtaccagaaaacaaactcagagGAGGCTGCTGTAATGGGGGCTAATGACGAACCAGGGGATGGAATGGTGGACATTTCAGGTCTCACCCATGCTAAGTACTGTTCCCTGCTTCAGGAGGACCTGGTCTACTCTTTGTACGAGTCCTGGGCAGACGACGGCTTGGACTgtccccatcaccaccaccctCAGTGTACTGCTGATCCAGGGTCAGAGGTTACAGTTGCAGGATCACACCGTTGTGTACCCAGCACTCCAAGAAGGTGTCACGGATGTTCCTACTGGCGGGTTGCAGACTCTGACTATGAAGCTGTTTGTAAGGTGCCCAGGAAGCTAGCACGGAGTATTTCCTGTGGACCATCAACCCGATATTCAGCCAGTCTTATTGGAGGGAGTGTgacaggaggaggtggtggagaagcagaaagaaaaaaactggaAGAGTCAGATGAACCACCTTCCTCTCTAACTCTAGTCCCTGGTTCTCGGAACCCCTCGAGGACATCAGACAGCGATCGCACTCTGGCTGGACGAGCCAGCTCCAGCCCCTCTATAGCATCCCTGGAGACAGCTGAGGAATACATTCAGCCTGGAGCCGTAACAGATGGGCCGCCGAGCTCCCCCAAGGAACCAATAGATGACCGGATATCTGACTCCCTCTCTGAGGAGCACATGGGAGCTCCACATGGCCAAACCTCACCTGCACCCAGCCTCTCTCTGGCCCTCTGTCTGCTGCAGAGCTACGCTGTTCACAGACCAGTCCAGAGCACCAAGGGGAGTAAACTCCCAGTGCTGCTCAGACGGAGCTCCAGTAATGGAGGCACCAGGCTGGGCTTCCCTGATCCAATTCTGGGAATGTCTTATGGAACTCCAGGTGGAGAAAGATACAACCACATGCCAACACCTGAGCTGGATACCCCTCTGATCAGGTTGGATGTTGGGATTGATCAGGGTCTGAGCCTGGCTGACATGGAGGACTTATTGGAAGATTTGTACAAAGAGTAccctccaccacctccccaCCAG AGCCTCGTTGAGGAGCAGCAGAGTCAACTGAACCAGTATGAGTGTGCGGCtggtcagtgtgtcagtgagcTGCAGAAGGCCCAGCTCCAAGTTCAATCCCTGCAGGCAAAGGTCCATGAGAGCGAGGCCAACAATTTG AAGTTGCAGGAGAAGCTGACTGAGATGGAGTGTGAGCTGCGTTCACTCCGTCAGGCTACTCAGAGTCAAGAACGAACCATCCAGGGCCTCACAGAGTCCATCAACACCAAAGACAGTGAG GCCCAGGACCTGTACCAGCTGATCGAAGGACAGAACACCACACTGTGTAAGCTGCGAGAATTGGCCCACCGCAACCAACTAGCACAATGCAAG GCTCCAGAGGGGGTCAGCGAGTCCTTGACGCTTGCCCAGCTGCAGGGTGAGTTGGTAGGAGTGCAAAGCTCCCTGTTCTCACTGGGTTTGGAGCTGGAGGCCAGTCAGAGGAGTCTGAGACAGAGCCAGAGGCAAGGAGACGACCTGGTTAGGTTCAAAGACAGACTCAACTCTGATCTACAGGAGGCACTGCAGCACAGAGAtgtcactgaaaaacacaaccag GACCTCCGCTGTGCCCTTCAGAAAATTCGCTCTGAGCTGCAGGCTAAAGAAGCATCTCTGAAGGAGAGCGAGGCAGAGAGACTCTCTCTGGTGcaggaaagagacagaagcattGCACAGCTCAAACACTCTCTGCAGGACAAGGAGCAACAGTTACAG GAGTATTCAGACATGTTGGAGTCAACAGGAAGCTCCAAACCAAGAGATGCCCTGCTGGAGAAACTAAGAGAGCGTATTAAAGATAGAGACAGAGCTCTggag CGCTCCATCGATGACAAGTTTCGCTGTGTGGAGGAGCGTGAGGGCCAGGTGAGGAGGCTGCAACTAGCTCTCAGGGAGAAGGAACGAGACCTGGAGAGACTCCGCTGCATCCTGTCCAACAATGAGGAGACCATCACG ACTCTGGATGCTTTGGTGCGAGGTAaagagctggagctggagcaggCGGCCGAGGCCTACAGGAACCTCCAGTGGCTGAAACAGCAGAgcgaggagaaggagagaaatactctgagagagaaagaaaccaTCATCAGCCAGCTACAGGCAGCTTTGCAGGCACGCAGCCAGGagacacag GATCTGACAGCAGCCCTCGTTGCCAGAGTTCAGGCTGGTCCCACTGAGGTTGTGGAAGAGCTGAAGGCTCGGCTGGCGCTCAAAGAGAAGCTCTTCCAGGAGCTGTTGTCAGACCGCAGCCGCCAGTCTAATGAACACCAAACACAGGTCCAGGACCTGCTCAACACTCTCAGCTCCAAAGACCAGTATCTGCAG gacAACTCCTACAGGCTGTCTGTGGTGATTAGTGAGCGGACAGGCCAGCTGCAGGAGCTACGCAGACAGCTGTCATTGAGAGAGCAGGAGCTGTGCGAGCTGAGACGGGACAAGGAGAGGGAGATGGGAGGAGAGACGGAGCATCTGCAGACTCTGCTGAAAGAGAAGGAAGCCTTTATCAAG GAGCTGATGCAGGGCCAGGAGGAGGCGATGCAATCGTCCTCAAAAGAGAGCGAGGCAGAGATGAAGGCTAtccaggaggagctgcagctggtactgaagaaggagagggaggcTCAG AAGGAGCTCTCTGCTCTGCGTTTATCCTTGGCTCACCAGCAGACCACAAAAGACAGCACTGATCATCAA CGTGTGCTGGAGCAGCTTGTGTCAGAGTACCACAAGCTGAATGACGCCCTGAGGGCGGAGAAGAGATTATACCAGAGTCTCACCCACATTCACACCAAAAGTGACAG CAGCTCAGAGAAGATCCAGACCCTGCACACTGAGCTAGACTCTGTTCAGGCTCTCCGCGGACAGCTGGAGGAGGTCCTGGCCAGGACCCGTAACATGGCCCTAGTGCTGGAAAGGGCAGCTAAAAGGCAGCCTGACTTTGGAG AGCTcagcacagaggaggaggaggaggaggaggagggggatgaTGAAGACGGCAGCAGTGACGAGTTCACCGACAGCATAGAGGAGGACGATGAGAAAGTGACAGCTAGAAGTTTGGCCTCCATTCAG ACATCTGGAAGGGCCAGCGGACCTGAGGGTGTGTCTGGAGGGCTGGTGAGGGGTTTGCTGGCCCAGCGAGCCAATGGGGAGAGAGACTTACAGCAGCTCGAGAAAGCAAAGACAACACTTGAAAGAGAGCTTGAAGAAATAAGGTCACAGCTGGAGAGGGATGGATACACCTCTGTGGCTCAGATGAG GAGTGCACTGCAGAGGCTGCAGCAGGAAAACCAGTTCCTGAAAGCAAACCAAGGACGGGCTGGAGTCCTGGGACTAAGGACTAACACAGAGGAGAATCACAGGAGCCTGAaccaggaagaggaagaggaggaggaggaagaagaggaggaggaggatattgaggaggaggaagaagatgaagaggaggaaacatCTTCAGTGCCAGTGGGAAAACGTGGTCCTCCGTGTGTTAGTCTGAGCAAGGAGCGGGGGAAAAGGCATTGCACACGGCCATGCTCTCTGGAGCCCGGCACGCTGACATCTCATCACTACAAACACCAGCCTGAGACG GAGGTGGAGCCTGCTGGTGACAGGAGTGAGGTGGGAGCGCTCTGGCAGGATATAGACGAGGGTCTCCGAGAGCAGGCGGCCCGTCTGTGCTCTGATCTGGCTCTGAGCCGCCAGGAGAACAGAGAGCTGCAGGAGAGGCTGATGGTGTCTGAGGCCACAGTTCACGCTCAGGCTGAACAACTGAAGGACTACAGGGATCTGCTCA CGGAGACGTCTGTCCAGCAGGCCAGTAAGCAGGTGCAGGTGGATCTTCAGGATCTGGGTTATGAGACTTGTGGTCGCAGTGAGAACGAAGCTGAGAGAGAAGACGCCAGCAGCCCAG aGTTTGATGACCTAGAGATGTGCACGTCGCTGTCCCATCATCAGGACTATGAGGGGGTGGGTGGCAGCTGGTACACTGGTAACAGCAATAACAGAGGTGCTTATGATGAAATGGGGGATGAGTCAGCTTCTCTCCAGCATCTGGTCCAGGATCTCCGCTCACAACTGACCCGCTGCCACAAGGTGATCCGTGGGCTGCAGCTGCGTGTCCGCTCGCTGTCTGCCACAAGTGACTACGCTTCCAGCCTGGAGCGCACCCCACGCAAG GTAAACTGGGCCTTTGAGACTTCACCAGCCCCGAGCGGTGTGGAAGAGGATGAAGGCTGGATGTCTGACACCCAAGCCATTCGTTCAGGGTCCAAGCCCAGCAGGGAGCTGCAAGAACTGATGGCACGTGTTGCATCACTGGAGGCACAGCTGAAGACATCCAAACTGGAGGGAAAAGTTCAAGCAGAAGAAGGGAAATGTGCCACCTGGCCCGG GAAGTACAACTCTCTGATCCAGGCACAAGCTCGTGAGCTGTCCCACCTGAGGCAGAGGATGAGAGAGGGGCAAGGAATCTGCCATATCCTAACCCAACACCTGGGAGATACCACCAAG GCCTTTGAGGAGCTGCTGCGAGCCAATGATATCGATTACTACATGGGCCAGAGTTTTAGAGAACAGCTGGCACAGAGCTCTGCCCTGGCACAAAGAGTGGTCACCAAGATCAGTGGAC GAGACCATGCAGACAGCCATGATGATAAGACAGGCCATGAGTTGCTTGCCCTACG GTTGAGTAAGGAGCTCCAgcaaaaagataaaatcattGAGTCTCTCCACACCAAGCTGCAGCAGCGTCCAGAGACTCCGTCCAGCTGCCAAGCCCTCTCTGAGACTACCGACCATTCAGACAGGACCTCTCTGGTGTCCGATGAGTATCGAACCAATGAAGACCTGGAGCTCAGTTCTGATTTAGACGCCAGAGAATATCAGGAGGAGCAACAACTGCGGCAGCCAGGACACGGATCAGAACAAGATG tccgtccatccatcccttcTCCTCGTGGCCTCCTCAAGTCTTCCCACAGCTGTCCCAACATGCTTTCCTCAGCCCCTGTGGCTTTGACCACTCAATTCTCCAGAG CCCTTGTCAATGAGCctgtttcctcctccttctctgtccCCTCTGGCCCTGACGTCTGGGGTATGGAAGTCACTTCTGACACCCGGCCCAGGGCCCTGTCTGTGATCGCTGTTCGCCCAGAGCTGGACACACTGTACAAACAGATGAATGAGCAGAACAGGG gCTTCACAGTTCCCCATGATAAGGCTCTGTTCACTCTCTCACCTGGTGCCCGCAATCAGCACGACCTCTCCACCTACAGCCCGCTATCCCATCATGCCTTTCAACAGTACCAGCTGAGTGGTATTCCTGAAGGCCACTCGCTGAAGTCTGACTCAGGTCTAGTGACAGGGGGGACTTTGTGGGACATGGACAACATGGCTCAGCAAGTCGGAAGCTTCTCTGGATCACCTGGACATCAACTAGGAAATAGTCATGCAG GGGTAAATTTGATAGAGGAGCACTTGCGGGAGGTGAGGTGTCTTCGTCAGCGTCTGGAGGAGTCCATTAGGACAAACGAGAGGCTCCGACAGCAGCTGGAAGAAAGACTGGCCACCGCTGGGCGTGATGGAG GAGCACCAACAAACATCTACATCCAGGGACTGGATACAGTCAGTCAGCTGTCTAATGAAATCAGAGTCCTGAAAGAAGAAAACCTCAGTTTACAGTCTCGCCTGCAGGCCAGCACAG ACACGTGCGAAGAGCTGGTGCAGCTGCGGGAGGCGGTGTTTACAGCACGTGCACGCCTGAAGCAAGCAGAGCTGGAGGCTGAGCAGTGGAAGGAGGAGTTAAGACGACTCCAGGCCCACAGTCAGGAGCAGGGACAGCAGATACACACATTAAGGCAGGAACGACAGGCCAGTCAGGAGAAAACCAACAG GCTCCAGCATGAGGTGTCTctactgcagcagcagctgtgtgagaGCAGGGAGCTCATCCACTCCCTGCAGAGTGAACTGCAAGTTTACGATCGTGTGTGTTCCAGCACAAAGGCCAGCAAAG GCTACCTGTGTGAGCTCCCGGGTCTACCAGTGGAGCTTGGGGAGCTGTTGGGGGAGGTGAGGAGTTTACGGGCCCAGCTGCAGAACAGTGTCCAGGAGAACAGCGCCCTCAAGCAGCTGGAGCTCCACAAACAGCTGGAACAGAAGTTGGGTGTCGGCTCTCCTCGCACTCCTTCCCTCTCTGCCCTCACTGCCAGCCCTCAGAGAGAAAACTTCTACAGACGACAGCTGCTGCACG ACCCAGCTCCGTCTCCACCTGTCAGGGACATTGGTCTGTTTAACTGTGGATCTCCCGGTCCGCCCTACTCAGACCTGGATGACAGCCATAGCACTGCCAATG ACCCTCTCGATCCTCACTCTGAGTTGGAGGGTGAGGCCCCTGACGGATCATTTTCAAACCGTAACGGCCGTCACGCCATCGGTCATGTGGATGACTTCAGCGCTCTGCAGCAGCAAGTCTTAGAGGGCCGGAGCCTTGTCCAGCGCATGGAGACAACATTGCAGGCCTGCCTGGGCCCACCACTGCTGGAGGGGGGgcagaaacagaacagagagcTG GTGCTGGACTATGGATGTGTGAAGAGTCTTCTGACCAACACCAAGACTCTGAGGCAGATTTTGGAGGAGGTGATGTCTCTGCTGAAGATGTTCTGGAGGGCAGCACTGCCCAGCACTGATCCCTCCATCCAAAACCTTAAGAAG gagCAGTGTATGCAAGAGGAGATCTTGTCCCTGAAGCTGCGTATATCAGAGCAGGAAGAGGTTCTTAAGGGGACAATTCAAAGACTGAGGAGCACCAGCCGCACCAAGGAGAGCATGGAGCACTTCATAGTCAACCAGC TGTCAAGGACTCGTGATGTGCTGAAGAAAGCAAGGACAAATTTAGAG AAGAATGAGCTGAGACTTTCCTCTCTaagctcctcctcttcctctccttgtGCTGGTAATTGTCAGACATCTTGTGGTCTTGCGAACAG CTGA